In one Rugosibacter aromaticivorans genomic region, the following are encoded:
- a CDS encoding RNA polymerase factor sigma-54 encodes MKQSLQLKVSQHLTLTPQLQQAIRLLQLSTLELNAEIDQALQENPLLERIESDQQSYTSALDLPTPSSTTPEANEPFEEPAEFSGGGEEGWGTEFSSSTGPRDPNDDDIDGGETQTASISLQEHLNTQLMMSPLSDRERMLTALLIESLNDDGYLVQSLDDLLELFPADETDHETLREELAGALRHVQNFDPSGVGARSAKECLTLQLKNLPPSPECQLALLIVENHLDHLAAHDFARIKKSLRCSEDDLRIAQELICSLNPHPGSQFSALDVRYVIPDVTVRKVRKEWIVTLNNEAMPRLRINKLYADILRGAGNGAGSSTGLAAQLQEAKWLIKNVQQRFDTILRVSQAIVDRQRAFFDHGAVAMRPLVLREIAEAVNLHESTISRVTTQKYLASPRGVYELKYFFGSHVATDSGGAASSTAIRALIKQLVSAEDGKKPLSDARLADILGEQGIVVARRTVAKYRELLHIPPVNLRKSL; translated from the coding sequence ATGAAACAGTCACTCCAGCTCAAAGTCTCGCAGCATCTGACGCTGACACCCCAGTTGCAACAGGCCATTCGTCTGCTGCAACTCTCGACACTTGAGCTCAACGCAGAAATTGATCAAGCCCTGCAAGAAAATCCCTTGCTGGAACGTATCGAATCTGATCAACAAAGCTACACCTCAGCGCTGGATCTCCCCACGCCATCATCAACAACGCCTGAGGCGAATGAACCCTTTGAAGAGCCTGCGGAATTTAGCGGTGGCGGCGAAGAGGGCTGGGGCACTGAGTTTTCTAGCAGCACTGGCCCGCGCGACCCTAACGACGATGACATCGATGGCGGTGAAACACAAACCGCCAGCATCAGCCTGCAAGAGCACCTCAACACGCAGCTGATGATGTCGCCTCTGTCTGATCGCGAACGTATGCTCACCGCTTTGCTGATCGAATCACTTAATGACGATGGCTATCTCGTGCAATCACTGGATGATTTGCTGGAGCTATTCCCTGCAGACGAAACCGATCATGAGACACTGCGCGAAGAACTGGCTGGCGCACTGCGTCACGTACAGAATTTTGACCCATCTGGCGTCGGCGCTCGCAGCGCTAAAGAATGCCTCACTCTGCAACTGAAGAATTTGCCGCCATCCCCGGAATGCCAGCTGGCGCTACTCATTGTTGAAAACCACCTGGATCACTTGGCTGCACACGATTTCGCTCGCATCAAAAAATCCCTGCGTTGTTCAGAAGACGATCTGCGCATAGCGCAAGAGCTCATTTGCTCACTCAACCCGCATCCCGGCTCGCAATTTTCTGCGCTGGATGTCCGCTATGTAATCCCCGATGTCACCGTAAGAAAAGTGCGTAAGGAATGGATCGTGACGCTTAACAACGAGGCCATGCCAAGGCTGCGCATCAACAAACTCTATGCTGATATTTTGCGGGGGGCCGGCAATGGTGCCGGTAGTTCAACGGGGCTAGCGGCTCAGCTGCAAGAAGCCAAATGGCTGATTAAAAATGTGCAGCAACGTTTTGATACCATCTTGCGTGTATCGCAAGCCATTGTCGATCGTCAGCGCGCCTTCTTCGACCATGGTGCAGTTGCCATGCGCCCGTTAGTTCTTCGCGAAATAGCGGAAGCCGTCAACTTGCATGAATCAACCATTTCCCGAGTGACCACCCAAAAATATCTGGCGAGCCCCCGGGGCGTTTATGAGCTTAAATACTTTTTTGGCAGCCATGTCGCCACAGATTCTGGCGGCGCGGCGTCAAGTACCGCAATACGCGCACTGATCAAGCAGCTGGTCAGCGCCGAGGATGGGAAAAAACCGCTCTCGGATGCGCGTCTTGCGGATATTCTCGGCGAGCAGGGGATCGTCGTAGCACGCCGCACCGTAGCAAAGTATCGTGAATTGCTACACATCCCGCCCGTCAATCTCAGAAAGAGTCTCTGA